The following proteins are co-located in the Spinactinospora alkalitolerans genome:
- a CDS encoding ABC transporter permease — MSAPTTEAPLQEHGGGDVRSSRRLRQVRELGILLALVLLIAATTAVNPGFLSSQSIDDLLLGATLLTILAVGQTLVVITRSVDLSVGSVLGLSAFAVGTLFVSFPGLPVPVVALAGVLLGAVCGAVNGALVATARVPALVVTLGTLYVFRGIDYWWASGTQINAADMPASFLGLGRTSVLGVPVPALIALGVVVAAGWYLRSYRSGRELYAIGSEPHAARLSGIPVDRRIFGAFVVNGALAGLAGVLYAARFGTLDATVGSGLELEVVAAAVVGGVAIFGGSGTVYGAALGAVLLTTIGSALPVLRVNAFWQEAVVGLLILVAIGMDRLLAVRAARRLRGGESRGA; from the coding sequence GTGAGCGCCCCCACCACCGAGGCCCCGCTCCAGGAGCACGGCGGCGGCGACGTCCGGTCCTCCCGCCGGCTGCGGCAGGTGCGCGAACTCGGCATCCTGCTGGCGCTCGTGCTCCTGATCGCGGCCACCACCGCGGTCAACCCGGGCTTCCTGTCCTCCCAGAGCATCGACGACCTGCTGCTGGGCGCGACCCTGCTGACGATCCTGGCCGTGGGCCAGACCCTGGTCGTCATCACCCGCAGCGTCGATCTATCCGTCGGCTCGGTCCTCGGGCTGTCGGCGTTCGCGGTCGGCACGCTCTTCGTGTCCTTCCCCGGCCTGCCGGTCCCGGTGGTCGCGCTGGCCGGCGTGCTGCTGGGTGCGGTGTGCGGCGCCGTCAACGGCGCGCTTGTCGCGACGGCGCGGGTCCCCGCGCTCGTCGTCACCCTGGGCACGCTGTACGTGTTCCGCGGCATCGACTACTGGTGGGCCTCCGGCACGCAGATCAACGCCGCCGACATGCCGGCCTCGTTCCTGGGGCTGGGCCGGACGAGTGTGCTGGGCGTCCCGGTCCCGGCCCTGATCGCCCTGGGCGTGGTCGTGGCCGCCGGGTGGTACCTGCGCTCCTACCGCAGCGGCCGGGAGCTCTACGCCATCGGCTCCGAGCCGCACGCCGCGCGGCTGTCCGGCATCCCGGTGGACCGGCGGATCTTCGGCGCCTTCGTCGTCAACGGCGCCCTGGCCGGCCTGGCCGGCGTGCTCTACGCCGCGCGGTTCGGCACCCTCGACGCGACCGTCGGCAGCGGGCTGGAGCTGGAGGTCGTCGCCGCGGCCGTGGTCGGAGGGGTCGCGATCTTCGGCGGCAGCGGAACCGTCTACGGCGCCGCCCTGGGCGCGGTGCTGCTCACCACCATCGGCTCGGCGCTGCCGGTGCTGCGCGTCAACGCGTTCTGGCAGGAGGCCGTGGTGGGCCTGCTCATCCTGGTCGCGATCGGCATGGACCGGCTGCTGGCGGTGCGCGCCGCCCGCCGGCTCCGAGGAGGTGAATCCCGTGGTGCCTGA
- a CDS encoding L-rhamnose mutarotase: MRRVCFLLQVRPDRLDEYRERHASVWPEMRAALHESGWHNYSLFCREDGLLVGYLETEDFEAARAAMERTGVNARWQAEMAPFFQDLDGRPDEGMLPLTEVFHLD; encoded by the coding sequence ATGCGGCGCGTCTGCTTCCTGCTCCAGGTCCGGCCCGACCGCCTCGACGAGTACCGCGAGCGCCACGCGTCGGTGTGGCCGGAGATGCGCGCGGCCCTGCACGAGAGCGGCTGGCACAACTACTCGCTGTTCTGCCGCGAGGACGGCCTGCTGGTGGGCTACCTGGAGACCGAGGACTTCGAGGCCGCCAGGGCCGCCATGGAGCGCACCGGCGTCAACGCCCGCTGGCAGGCCGAGATGGCCCCGTTCTTCCAGGATCTGGACGGCCGCCCCGATGAGGGGATGCTCCCCTTGACCGAGGTCTTCCACCTGGACTGA
- a CDS encoding ABC transporter permease, with translation MVPDVSTPTTGEAAAAPRPAEPRSALRALASARGTSVIGALLVSVLAASFLVEGFASGRNAGFVVLDIAAIALIALPMTLVIITGEIDLSVASTLGLTSAVMGQLWVAGLPLETIVPFCLVLGAVLGAVNGLLVTVAGLPSLAVTIGTMALYRGLAYVILGDRAVADFPLSWTGGATSRIPGTPIPWVAVLILVLALVFGVLLHSTAFGRSLYAIGSNDEAARFSGISVGRTKLWLFVATGAVAALAGVFWTLQYGSARADNAAGLELSVVAAVLLGGVSIFGGVGALPGVLGGVLLLGTIRNALQLADVSSDTLSIVTGLLLVVSVVAPNAVARMRARRPGPGAPRSRRPGGPDVPRPFSSRTER, from the coding sequence GTGGTGCCTGACGTCTCCACACCGACCACCGGCGAAGCGGCGGCCGCGCCCCGCCCGGCGGAGCCGCGCTCCGCGCTGCGGGCGCTGGCGTCCGCCCGCGGGACCTCGGTCATCGGGGCGCTGCTGGTGTCGGTCCTCGCCGCCTCCTTTCTGGTGGAGGGGTTCGCGAGCGGCCGCAACGCCGGCTTCGTGGTCCTGGACATCGCGGCGATCGCGCTGATCGCGCTGCCGATGACGCTGGTGATCATCACCGGGGAGATCGACCTGTCCGTGGCCAGCACGCTCGGGCTGACCAGCGCCGTGATGGGGCAACTGTGGGTGGCGGGGCTGCCGCTGGAGACCATCGTCCCGTTCTGCCTGGTGCTGGGCGCCGTTCTCGGTGCGGTCAACGGGCTGCTCGTCACGGTCGCCGGCCTGCCCTCGCTGGCGGTGACGATCGGCACGATGGCGCTGTACCGCGGCCTGGCCTACGTGATCCTGGGCGACCGCGCGGTGGCGGACTTCCCGCTCTCCTGGACGGGCGGGGCGACCTCGCGCATCCCCGGTACGCCGATTCCGTGGGTGGCCGTCCTGATCCTCGTCCTGGCCCTGGTCTTCGGCGTGCTGCTGCACTCCACCGCCTTCGGGCGCTCGCTGTACGCGATCGGCAGCAACGACGAGGCGGCCCGGTTCTCCGGGATCTCGGTCGGCCGCACCAAGCTGTGGCTCTTCGTGGCCACCGGCGCCGTCGCGGCGCTGGCCGGCGTCTTCTGGACGCTGCAGTACGGCAGCGCGCGGGCCGACAACGCCGCGGGCCTGGAGCTGTCGGTGGTGGCGGCCGTGCTGCTCGGCGGGGTGTCGATCTTCGGCGGCGTCGGCGCGCTGCCCGGCGTGCTCGGCGGCGTCCTGCTCCTCGGCACGATCCGCAACGCCCTGCAGCTCGCCGACGTCTCCTCCGACACGCTGTCCATCGTCACGGGCCTGCTGCTCGTCGTCTCGGTCGTCGCGCCCAATGCCGTGGCGCGGATGCGGGCGCGCCGACCCGGGCCGGGCGCACCGCGGTCGCGGCGACCCGGCGGCCCCGACGTCCCCCGTCCCTTCTCTTCGCGCACCGAGAGGTAA
- a CDS encoding LacI family DNA-binding transcriptional regulator: MSSSTEGLERPVGINEVAARAGVSRATVSNVLNRPHRVAEATRRRVEEAVRELDYVRNSSGRSLRSGRADAVGLFVLDITNPFFTEVARGIEDEAAESGRAVILLNSAERSGRQRRSARMLAEQRAAGAVVMPVDDDLSDLFWLRRRGVPWVLLDHGGTGEATGCGVSVDNRAGGLAVGRHLIGLGHERIAFLSGPFAVRQCRDRLAGLRAACAESGLDPDAVIRLIEVPMLNAGSGERAAEKVLGGAARPGAVFCANDQLALGLLKGLGERGLRAPGDLSVVGYDDVDAAALVHPGLTTVAQPKYDLGRAAMRLLGDELDDPGHRHLRCRFTPELVVRGSTAARRGT; this comes from the coding sequence TTGTCCTCCTCAACCGAAGGCCTCGAACGCCCCGTGGGCATCAACGAGGTCGCCGCCCGCGCCGGGGTCTCGCGGGCCACGGTCTCCAACGTGCTGAACCGGCCGCACCGGGTGGCCGAGGCGACCCGGCGCCGGGTGGAGGAGGCCGTCCGGGAGCTCGACTACGTGCGCAACTCCTCCGGCCGCAGCCTGCGCTCGGGCCGCGCCGACGCGGTCGGACTGTTCGTCCTCGACATCACCAACCCCTTCTTCACCGAGGTGGCGCGCGGGATCGAGGACGAGGCGGCCGAGTCGGGCCGCGCGGTGATCCTGCTGAACTCCGCCGAACGGTCCGGACGGCAGCGGAGGTCGGCCCGCATGCTCGCCGAGCAGCGGGCGGCCGGAGCGGTGGTCATGCCGGTGGACGACGACCTGTCCGACCTGTTCTGGCTGCGCCGCCGGGGCGTTCCCTGGGTACTGCTGGACCACGGCGGGACCGGGGAGGCGACCGGGTGCGGCGTCAGCGTCGACAACCGGGCCGGCGGGCTCGCCGTCGGCCGGCACCTGATCGGCCTCGGCCATGAGCGCATCGCCTTCCTCAGCGGCCCATTCGCCGTCCGGCAGTGCCGGGACCGCCTGGCCGGGCTGCGCGCGGCGTGCGCGGAGAGCGGCCTGGACCCCGATGCGGTCATCCGGCTGATCGAGGTACCGATGCTCAACGCCGGCTCGGGGGAGCGCGCCGCCGAGAAGGTCCTCGGCGGCGCGGCGCGGCCGGGGGCCGTCTTCTGCGCCAACGACCAGCTCGCCCTCGGGCTGCTCAAAGGGCTCGGCGAGCGCGGGCTGCGCGCCCCGGGCGACCTCTCCGTGGTCGGCTACGACGACGTCGACGCCGCAGCCCTGGTCCATCCGGGACTGACCACCGTGGCCCAGCCCAAGTACGACCTCGGCCGCGCGGCGATGCGGCTGCTCGGTGATGAGCTCGACGACCCCGGCCACCGCCACCTGCGGTGCCGGTTCACCCCCGAACTGGTCGTGCGAGGCTCGACGGCCGCCCGCCGAGGGACGTGA
- a CDS encoding bifunctional aldolase/short-chain dehydrogenase: MTSHTPHPQVEALLERSHRLGADPRNTNYAGGNASAKADAVDPVTGEPVELMWVKGSGGDLGTLQESGLAVLRLDRLRALTGVYPGVEREDEMVAAFDYCAHGKGGAAPSIDTAMHGLVEAAHVDHLHPDSGIALACAADGEKLTAECFGDRVVWVPWRRPGFQLGLDIAAVKEADPQAIGVILGGHGITAWGATSEECEANSLEIIRTAESFIAERTGEAHPFGPVVEGRAPLPREERRARAAALLPTVRGLASTDRPQVGHYTDSDAVLDFLSRAEHPRLAALGTSCPDHFLRTKVRPLVLDVAPDAPIEEAVERLKELHAAYREDYRGYYERHAAPDSPAMRGADPAIVLVPGVGMFSFGKDAQTARVAGEFYANAVNVMRGAEAVSSYAPIPESEKFRIEYWALEEAKLRRMPEPKALASRVAFVTGGGSGIGRAIAHRLAAEGACVVVADRDADSAAKVAGEIGTADAAVAVTADVTDADQVAAALREAVLAFGGVDLVVNNAGLSISKPLLETSEADWDVQHDVMARGSFLVAREAARVLIDQGTGGDIVYVSSKNGVFAGPNNVAYGAAKADQAHQVRLLAAELGGHGIRVNGVNPDGVVRGSGIFAGGWGAQRAAVYGVEEERLGEFYAQRTLLKREVLPEHVANAVYTLTCGELSHTTGLHIPVDAGVAAAFLR, encoded by the coding sequence ATGACCTCTCACACACCCCACCCGCAGGTCGAGGCGCTGCTGGAGCGCTCGCACCGGCTGGGCGCCGACCCGCGCAACACCAACTACGCCGGCGGCAACGCCTCGGCGAAGGCCGACGCCGTCGACCCGGTGACGGGCGAGCCGGTGGAGCTGATGTGGGTCAAGGGCTCCGGGGGCGACCTCGGAACGCTGCAGGAGTCGGGTCTTGCCGTGCTGCGGCTGGACCGGCTGCGCGCGCTCACCGGGGTGTACCCGGGGGTGGAGCGCGAGGACGAGATGGTCGCGGCGTTCGACTACTGCGCCCACGGCAAGGGCGGCGCAGCGCCCTCGATCGACACGGCGATGCACGGCCTGGTCGAGGCCGCGCACGTCGACCACCTGCACCCCGACTCCGGCATCGCGCTGGCGTGCGCGGCCGACGGGGAGAAGCTCACCGCCGAGTGCTTCGGCGACCGGGTGGTGTGGGTGCCCTGGCGGCGGCCCGGCTTCCAACTGGGCCTGGACATCGCCGCGGTCAAGGAGGCCGACCCGCAGGCCATCGGCGTGATCCTGGGCGGGCACGGGATCACTGCCTGGGGGGCGACGAGCGAGGAGTGCGAGGCCAACTCCCTGGAGATCATCCGTACCGCCGAGTCCTTCATCGCCGAGCGCACCGGCGAGGCCCACCCCTTCGGCCCGGTGGTCGAGGGCCGCGCACCGCTGCCGCGCGAGGAGCGGCGCGCCCGCGCCGCCGCCCTGCTCCCGACCGTGCGCGGCCTGGCCTCCACCGACCGGCCGCAGGTCGGCCACTACACCGACTCCGATGCGGTGCTGGACTTCCTCTCCAGGGCCGAGCACCCGCGGCTGGCCGCGCTGGGCACCTCGTGCCCCGACCACTTCCTGCGCACCAAGGTCCGCCCGCTGGTGCTCGACGTCGCGCCGGACGCCCCGATCGAGGAGGCGGTCGAGCGGCTGAAGGAGCTGCACGCCGCCTACCGGGAGGACTACCGCGGCTACTACGAGCGCCACGCCGCACCGGACTCGCCGGCCATGCGCGGAGCGGACCCCGCGATCGTGCTGGTCCCGGGCGTGGGCATGTTCTCCTTCGGCAAGGACGCCCAGACCGCCAGGGTGGCCGGGGAGTTCTACGCCAACGCCGTCAACGTGATGCGCGGCGCCGAGGCGGTCTCGTCCTACGCCCCGATCCCCGAATCGGAGAAGTTCCGGATCGAGTACTGGGCGCTGGAGGAGGCCAAGCTGCGGCGGATGCCCGAGCCCAAGGCGCTGGCCAGCCGGGTGGCGTTCGTGACCGGCGGCGGGTCGGGCATCGGCCGGGCGATCGCGCACCGGCTGGCCGCCGAGGGCGCGTGCGTGGTGGTGGCCGACCGCGACGCCGACTCCGCCGCGAAGGTCGCCGGGGAGATCGGCACCGCGGACGCGGCCGTGGCGGTCACCGCCGACGTCACCGACGCCGACCAGGTCGCGGCGGCGCTGCGGGAGGCGGTCCTGGCGTTCGGCGGCGTGGATCTGGTGGTCAACAACGCGGGGCTGTCCATCTCCAAGCCGCTGCTCGAGACCAGCGAGGCCGACTGGGACGTCCAGCACGACGTGATGGCGCGCGGCTCCTTCCTGGTGGCCCGCGAGGCCGCACGGGTGCTCATCGACCAGGGCACGGGCGGCGACATCGTCTACGTCTCCAGCAAGAACGGCGTCTTCGCCGGCCCGAACAACGTCGCCTACGGCGCGGCAAAGGCCGACCAGGCACACCAGGTCCGGCTGCTGGCGGCCGAGCTCGGCGGGCACGGCATCCGGGTCAACGGGGTCAACCCCGACGGCGTGGTGCGCGGCTCCGGCATCTTCGCCGGCGGCTGGGGGGCGCAGCGGGCCGCGGTCTACGGGGTGGAGGAGGAGAGGCTCGGCGAGTTCTACGCCCAGCGCACCCTGCTCAAGCGCGAGGTCCTGCCCGAGCACGTCGCCAACGCCGTCTACACCCTGACCTGCGGCGAACTCAGCCACACCACCGGCCTGCACATCCCCGTCGACGCCGGCGTCGCCGCGGCGTTCCTGCGCTAG
- the rhaS gene encoding rhamnose ABC transporter substrate-binding protein: MSRSLLRYGATAGALAGLVLMTAACGTTTRGSTEDEAGASATGEADPNAEIPEGLAISFLPKQLNNPYFTYADAGGEEAVEEVGGEYKEVGPSDASASSQVSYINTLSQQGSDVIVLAANDPNAVCGALNQARQAGGRIVTYDSDTDPECRDVFINQASAEGLAQTQVKLIAEQVGGEGEIAFLSASPNATNQNAWLELMEEELAKPEYEGIEVVDTVYGNDDDQKSFQEMQGLMQSHPDLRGVVSPTTVGLAAAARYLSGSEYKGDVALTGLGTPNQMREYVEDGTVEEFALWDPKDLGYLAAYTGASLAAGRITGEEGQTFEAGRLGEYEIGAEGEVVLGPPTVFNADNIDDYDF; encoded by the coding sequence ATGTCCCGATCCCTTCTCCGTTACGGCGCCACAGCCGGCGCGCTCGCCGGCCTGGTGCTGATGACCGCGGCCTGCGGCACGACGACCCGCGGCAGCACCGAGGACGAGGCCGGCGCGAGCGCGACCGGCGAGGCCGACCCCAACGCCGAGATCCCCGAGGGCCTGGCGATCAGCTTCCTGCCCAAGCAGCTCAACAACCCCTACTTCACCTACGCCGACGCCGGCGGCGAGGAGGCCGTCGAGGAGGTGGGCGGCGAGTACAAGGAGGTCGGCCCCTCGGATGCCAGCGCCTCCTCGCAGGTGAGCTACATCAACACGCTGAGCCAGCAGGGCAGCGACGTGATCGTGCTCGCGGCCAACGACCCCAACGCCGTCTGCGGCGCGCTGAACCAGGCGCGCCAGGCCGGCGGCAGGATCGTCACCTACGACTCCGACACCGACCCCGAGTGCCGCGACGTCTTCATCAACCAGGCCTCGGCCGAAGGGCTCGCCCAGACCCAGGTGAAGTTGATCGCCGAGCAGGTCGGCGGCGAGGGCGAGATCGCCTTCCTGTCGGCCTCGCCCAACGCCACCAACCAGAACGCCTGGCTGGAGCTGATGGAGGAGGAGCTGGCCAAGCCGGAGTACGAGGGCATCGAGGTCGTGGACACCGTCTACGGCAACGACGACGACCAGAAGTCCTTCCAGGAGATGCAGGGCCTGATGCAGTCCCACCCCGACCTCAGGGGCGTCGTCTCCCCGACGACCGTGGGCCTGGCCGCCGCGGCGCGCTACCTCAGCGGCTCCGAGTACAAGGGCGACGTCGCGCTCACCGGTCTGGGCACGCCCAACCAGATGCGCGAGTACGTCGAGGACGGCACCGTCGAGGAGTTCGCGCTCTGGGACCCCAAGGACCTCGGCTACCTGGCCGCCTACACCGGCGCCTCGCTGGCCGCGGGCCGGATCACCGGTGAGGAGGGGCAGACCTTCGAGGCCGGGCGGCTCGGCGAGTACGAAATCGGCGCCGAGGGCGAGGTCGTCCTCGGCCCGCCGACGGTCTTCAACGCCGACAACATCGACGACTACGACTTCTGA
- a CDS encoding sugar ABC transporter ATP-binding protein: MAQPPSPAPPPLALVDVAKSFGMVKALQGVSLELRAGEIHALVGENGAGKSTLVKTIAGVHRPDSGHVEVDGAPTGFSGPADAQRAGVAVIYQEPTLFPDLSVAENLFMGRQPLTRGRRIDRSAMREQTARLFARLGVHIDPDRPARGLSIADQQLIEIAKALSFDAGVLIMDEPTAALSGVEVDRLFTVARSLRDAGAAILFISHRFDEVFSLCDRITVMRDGRHISTDPIGELTVDAVVRRMVGRDVTALFPKQETESGEVLLEVEGLTRTGVFSDVGFSVRGGEIVALAGLVGAGRSEVVRAVFGIDRYDAGAVRVAGRRLPPGRPAAAMAAGLALVPEDRRQQGLVMEMSVERNATLTRRGALSRLGLLRRSAERAEAGAWSERLRVKAGRLDDAVSTLSGGNQQKVVLAKWLATGPKVLIVDEPTRGIDVGTKAEVHRLLSELAGQGLAVVMVSSELPEVLGMADRVLVMHEGRLSAELSRAEATEESVMYAATGQQEVTA, encoded by the coding sequence ATGGCCCAGCCGCCCTCACCGGCGCCGCCGCCCCTGGCGCTGGTCGATGTGGCCAAGTCCTTCGGGATGGTCAAGGCGCTGCAGGGGGTCTCGCTCGAACTGCGCGCCGGCGAGATCCACGCGCTCGTCGGCGAGAACGGGGCGGGAAAGTCCACCCTGGTCAAGACCATCGCGGGAGTCCACAGACCCGACAGCGGGCACGTCGAGGTCGACGGCGCGCCGACGGGGTTCTCCGGCCCGGCCGACGCCCAGCGCGCCGGGGTCGCGGTGATCTACCAGGAGCCCACGCTCTTCCCCGACCTCTCCGTCGCGGAGAACCTCTTCATGGGGCGCCAGCCGCTGACCCGCGGTCGGCGCATCGACCGCTCCGCGATGCGCGAGCAGACCGCGCGGCTGTTCGCCCGGCTCGGCGTGCACATCGATCCGGACCGGCCCGCCCGCGGCCTGTCAATCGCCGACCAGCAGCTCATCGAGATCGCCAAGGCGCTGTCCTTCGACGCCGGGGTGCTGATCATGGACGAGCCCACCGCTGCGCTGTCGGGCGTCGAGGTGGATCGGCTGTTCACGGTGGCGCGCTCGCTGCGGGACGCCGGCGCCGCCATCCTGTTCATCTCGCACCGCTTCGACGAGGTCTTCTCGCTGTGCGACCGCATCACGGTCATGCGGGACGGCCGCCACATCTCCACCGACCCGATCGGCGAGCTCACCGTCGACGCCGTCGTGCGGCGCATGGTCGGCCGGGACGTCACGGCGCTGTTCCCCAAGCAGGAGACCGAGTCGGGCGAGGTGCTGCTGGAGGTCGAGGGCCTGACCCGCACCGGCGTCTTCTCCGACGTCGGCTTCTCCGTGCGCGGCGGCGAGATCGTCGCCCTGGCCGGCCTGGTGGGCGCCGGGCGCAGCGAGGTCGTCCGGGCGGTGTTCGGCATCGACCGCTACGACGCGGGCGCGGTGCGCGTCGCCGGCCGCCGACTGCCCCCGGGGCGCCCGGCCGCGGCCATGGCCGCCGGGCTGGCCCTGGTCCCCGAGGACCGCCGCCAGCAGGGCCTGGTCATGGAGATGTCGGTGGAGCGCAACGCCACCCTCACCCGGCGCGGGGCGCTGAGCCGCCTGGGCCTGCTGCGCCGCTCGGCCGAGCGCGCCGAGGCCGGCGCGTGGTCGGAGCGGCTGCGGGTCAAGGCCGGCCGACTCGACGACGCCGTGTCCACCCTGTCCGGCGGCAACCAGCAGAAGGTCGTCCTGGCCAAGTGGCTGGCCACCGGCCCGAAGGTCCTGATCGTCGACGAGCCCACCCGCGGCATCGACGTCGGGACCAAGGCCGAGGTGCACCGGCTGCTGTCGGAACTGGCCGGGCAGGGCCTGGCCGTCGTCATGGTCTCCAGTGAACTGCCGGAGGTGCTGGGCATGGCCGACCGCGTCCTGGTCATGCACGAGGGCCGACTGAGCGCGGAGCTCTCCCGCGCCGAGGCCACGGAGGAGTCGGTGATGTACGCGGCCACCGGACAGCAGGAGGTGACGGCGTGA
- the rhaI gene encoding L-rhamnose isomerase encodes MSDITAARAALRQQAVELPSWAFGNSGTRFKVFAQPGVPRSPEEKIADAAQVHRFTGIAPKVALHIPWDRVDDYAKLAEYAGELGIEVGTVNANVFQDDDYRLGSVANPDPRVRRKALDHLLECVDVMDATGSRDLKLWFSDGTNYPGQDDIRARQDRLAEALEAVRDRLGDGQRMLLEYKLFEPAFYTTDVPDWGTAYAHCLKLGDKAQVVVDTGHHAPGTNIEFIVAFLLREGRLGGFDFNSRFYADDDLMVGAADPFQLFRIMHEVVCAGAHEPEAGVAFMLDQCHNIEPKIPGQIRSVMNAQEATAKALLVDAEALAAAQAAGDVLGANAVLMDAYDTDVRPLLAELRGEQGLEPDPMAAYAASGYAERIAAERVGGTQAGWGA; translated from the coding sequence ATGAGCGACATCACCGCCGCGCGGGCGGCACTGCGGCAACAGGCCGTCGAACTGCCCTCGTGGGCGTTCGGCAACAGCGGCACCCGGTTCAAGGTGTTCGCACAGCCGGGCGTGCCGCGCAGCCCCGAGGAGAAGATCGCCGACGCCGCGCAGGTGCACCGCTTCACCGGCATCGCGCCGAAGGTCGCACTGCACATCCCGTGGGACCGGGTCGACGACTACGCCAAGCTCGCCGAGTACGCCGGGGAGCTCGGGATCGAGGTCGGGACGGTCAACGCCAACGTCTTCCAGGACGACGACTACCGGCTGGGCAGCGTCGCCAACCCCGACCCGCGGGTGCGGCGCAAGGCACTGGACCACCTGCTGGAGTGCGTCGACGTCATGGACGCGACCGGCTCCCGCGACCTGAAGCTGTGGTTCTCCGACGGCACCAACTACCCGGGCCAGGACGACATCCGCGCCCGCCAGGACCGGCTCGCCGAGGCGCTGGAGGCCGTCCGCGACCGCCTCGGCGACGGCCAGCGCATGCTGCTGGAGTACAAGCTGTTCGAGCCGGCCTTCTACACCACCGACGTGCCCGACTGGGGCACCGCCTACGCCCACTGCCTCAAGCTCGGGGACAAGGCCCAGGTGGTGGTGGACACCGGACACCACGCGCCCGGCACCAACATCGAGTTCATCGTGGCGTTCCTGCTGCGCGAGGGCAGGCTCGGCGGGTTCGACTTCAACTCCCGCTTCTACGCCGACGACGACCTGATGGTGGGCGCGGCCGACCCCTTCCAACTGTTCCGGATCATGCACGAGGTGGTGTGCGCCGGCGCACACGAGCCCGAGGCCGGCGTGGCCTTCATGCTGGACCAGTGCCACAACATCGAGCCGAAGATCCCCGGCCAGATCCGCTCGGTCATGAACGCGCAGGAGGCCACGGCCAAGGCGCTGCTGGTCGACGCGGAGGCGCTGGCCGCGGCCCAGGCCGCGGGCGACGTGCTCGGCGCCAACGCGGTCCTGATGGACGCCTACGACACCGACGTCCGCCCGCTGCTGGCCGAGCTGCGCGGGGAGCAGGGTCTGGAGCCCGACCCGATGGCCGCCTACGCGGCGTCCGGATACGCCGAGCGGATCGCCGCCGAGCGCGTCGGCGGCACCCAGGCCGGATGGGGGGCCTGA
- a CDS encoding BNR repeat-containing protein has protein sequence MRSPMRALATGLGAAAVLLPFAVSGTAHADPAPAQAPLSATPIGSTTPDDEALYFVSYDGLVNNGSYQQSGILTHGDFQYAAWYTDTRHAVIARRDVTKRGAAGRWRTVRLPHRLSTDDSHNSISLGVSAGDGRLHVAMDTHNTPVYYVRSEAGLVDERGDGHWRADSFGPVQRTLGGVDLGGITYPRFVSAPGGGLQLSYRTGGSGDGTTELAEYADGRWEKLGAWSSPEGEFRANGGVSDSRNMYLHGIGYDDSGRLHASFTWREAAAGGEVLCHPGGLSNHDTGYVYSDDEGRTWRTGDGALAAVTGTERRVSVRTPGHVADPLDVDQALMNQESQAVDSSGNPHVMVSYVPGRFTHCVTDFVEQRRTHGRTFHLHRDSTGAWHKAELPEPLGAFGRSRLVLTADDDAYAVLPGGRIMAASAESGWTDWTKVYDGSDVNAFGEVLVDESRVDSDGVLSVFYQEPSEGTEPSPVRVADFRLG, from the coding sequence GTGCGATCCCCCATGCGCGCCCTGGCCACCGGCCTCGGCGCTGCGGCCGTCCTGCTGCCGTTCGCTGTCTCGGGCACCGCCCACGCCGACCCCGCCCCCGCGCAGGCCCCGCTGTCGGCGACGCCCATCGGCAGCACCACCCCCGACGACGAGGCGCTGTACTTCGTCTCCTACGACGGCCTGGTCAACAACGGCTCCTACCAGCAGAGCGGCATCCTCACCCACGGCGACTTCCAGTACGCCGCCTGGTACACCGACACCCGGCACGCCGTCATCGCGCGCCGCGACGTCACCAAGCGCGGCGCGGCGGGCCGGTGGCGCACGGTGCGACTGCCGCACCGGCTCAGCACCGACGACTCCCACAACTCGATCTCACTGGGCGTCTCCGCCGGCGACGGCCGACTGCACGTGGCCATGGACACCCACAACACCCCCGTATACTACGTGCGCTCCGAGGCCGGGCTGGTGGACGAGCGGGGCGACGGCCACTGGAGGGCCGACTCCTTCGGTCCGGTGCAGCGGACGCTGGGGGGCGTGGACCTCGGCGGCATCACCTACCCGCGGTTCGTCTCCGCGCCCGGCGGCGGCCTCCAGTTGAGCTACCGCACGGGCGGCTCCGGCGACGGGACCACCGAACTGGCCGAGTACGCCGACGGGCGCTGGGAGAAGCTGGGCGCCTGGTCCTCCCCCGAGGGAGAGTTCCGCGCCAACGGCGGCGTCAGCGACAGCCGCAACATGTACCTGCACGGGATCGGCTACGACGACTCCGGGCGGCTGCACGCCTCGTTCACCTGGCGGGAGGCCGCAGCGGGCGGGGAGGTCCTCTGCCACCCCGGCGGCCTGTCCAACCACGACACCGGCTACGTCTACAGCGACGACGAGGGGCGCACCTGGCGCACCGGCGACGGCGCGCTCGCCGCGGTCACCGGCACCGAGCGCCGCGTGTCGGTGCGGACGCCCGGCCACGTCGCGGACCCGCTGGACGTCGACCAGGCGCTGATGAACCAGGAGTCCCAGGCCGTGGACTCCAGCGGCAATCCGCACGTCATGGTCAGCTACGTGCCCGGGCGCTTCACCCACTGCGTCACCGACTTCGTCGAGCAGCGCAGGACCCACGGCCGCACCTTCCACCTGCACCGCGACAGCACTGGCGCATGGCACAAGGCCGAGCTGCCCGAGCCGCTCGGCGCGTTCGGCCGCTCCCGGCTGGTGCTGACCGCCGACGACGACGCCTACGCGGTGCTGCCGGGCGGGCGCATCATGGCCGCCTCGGCCGAGAGCGGCTGGACCGACTGGACCAAGGTCTACGACGGCTCCGACGTCAACGCCTTCGGCGAGGTGCTGGTGGACGAGTCCCGCGTGGACTCCGACGGCGTGCTCTCGGTCTTCTACCAGGAGCCCAGCGAGGGCACCGAGCCCTCCCCCGTCCGCGTCGCCGACTTCCGACTCGGGTGA